In Microbacterium enclense, the DNA window AGTGGCACATTTGTACCATTTTCTCTGGACGCAGACAAGCGTCAGCGGCGCGGGAGACTCCCGCGCCCGATCCTCACCCCGAACCAGGCCGCCGCCGTGCCGACGAGCACCGTCGCCACCCCCCACCACAGCAGCGCGAGATCCGCGGACTCCACGGCGAGCGCGCTGTACGTCGTGAAGCCGCCGAGCACACCGGTTCCGAGGAACAGCTGCGTCCGCTGCGCGCGG includes these proteins:
- a CDS encoding CrcB family protein; the protein is MWRDVVLVAVGGAIGTAARAGLTLAFGDDLGPALVPLINIAGAFAIGILFGWRARMPESSRAQRTQLFLGTGVLGGFTTYSALAVESADLALLWWGVATVLVGTAAAWFGVRIGRGSLPRR